The Candidatus Zymogenaceae bacterium region CGAAGAACGACTCCCGGATGTTCGAAGGCACTCATCATACGCGGCGTGACCCGCTTCTTTTGCATATCCCCCTATGCTCCTCCCCTGAGCTTTCTCACATCCCCCACCCGCATGGTCACCTTCTGGCTGTCGAAATACTCCAACAAGGGGATGGTATACTTCCGGGTGGAGCCGGTCATCTCCTTGAATTCCTGGGTGGTCAGATCGCCCTTTTCCTTCAAAAAAGCCACAAGGCGATCTTTCAGGTCATCCATCCGATCGACGTCGAAATAGAGGGTGTCCTTTACCCTCACGATGCTTCCATCATGGGAGACGGCCGCAAGCAGTTTTTTTATATCCTGTTCGGGACTCCCCAGGGCTCCCGCCAATTCCTGGGTGCTCGGGGGCGACAGGCCCCCGGCACGAATCAGCTCCACCGCCCGTGAGGCGATGTGTGTCTCGTCATCCTTCATGGATACCTTGTGACCGGCAAGAGCCACAATATCACCGGAAAGCGTAATCCGCCTCTTTTCCGTGAGATCACTCAAAAGCCGTGCCATGAGCTTCGCGTCCACGCCCCAGGGCATTTTAGAGAGCAGCTCCTCCTTGGATATGCCCGGCAGGGTTGGCTGCGCCTTATGATGGACCTCGAGTCGGCCGAGAAGGAGATCCGAGAGACGCTTCGCCTCTTCCCGTGCGATATACCGAAACCTGTCGGCGTCCACGACCACTGCGGCGCCGGCGTCCGCCAGGTTCCGCAGAAATTCCCGGGACTGCTCTTCCGGAATGCCCACCCACGCCGCCATCGCCTTCGCCGTCGCCCCGGGGGCGCCCGCGTCTTTCAAAAATATTTCGATTCGCTCGGCATATCCGCCGCCCACCAGCCGCTCAATATTTTTCAGCACGTCTTCTGAAAACCGCTTGTGCTTTTTCGGGTGTGCATTGAGCACCTCGCCGCCGCCGACGGTCGTCACTGGCGAAAGCGACCTGAGGACGAATCGATCCCCCGGAATCAAAACCGCCGGCTCCGTCAGCCGCACCTGGACCGGGGCTTCGTCCCCCGGTTCCAGAACATCCCGATCAAGCAGGACGACATGCGCCATGATTTCGCTGGTGCCGGCGTGAAAGCGCGCCCTCGTCCGGTTTTTCAGGGGCGGCGCGCCCGCCAGGTTCATGAGCATCACATCCGCCATGTAGGTCGGCTCGATCGTGCCGGGGGAGATCAGCACATCTCCCCGCTCCAGTTGATCCCGACTCACCCCGGAGAGATTCAGAGCCGTTCGGGAGCCTGCCACCGCCTCCGGTTTCTGCTCGCCGTGAATCTGTATGCCCCGAACCTTGGCGTGGACGCCCTTGGGCATGACGGCGACCTCCTCCCCCGCCTTGACGCCGCCGGAAAGCAGCGTGCCGGTAATCACCGTGCCGAATCCCTTCATGGTAAATACTCGGTCCACCGGCAGCCGAAACGTCCCCGACGTCCGCCTCGCCTTCACACGCCCCGCCAGCTCATCCAGAACGGACACGAGGCGGTCCATCCCCGTCCTTTCGGTTGAAGACACCCGTACCATCGGGGCTCCCTCCAGAAATGTCCCGGAGACGAATTCGACCAGTTCCTCCTCGACGAGACCTGTGAAATCGTCGTCCGCGAGGTCCGTTTTGGTGATGACCACAAGCCCGGTGTTGACATCCAGGAGCTTGAGGATATTGAGATGCTCGACGGTCTGGGGCATTACCCCTTCATCCGCCGCCACCACCAAGGCCACCACATCGATGCCCCCGGCCCCTGCGACCATGTTTTTCACGAATCTCTCGTGCCCCGGAACATCCACGATCCCCAGGCGAATGCCCGAGGGGAGATCCAGGTGGGCGAAGCCGAGCTCGATGGTAATGCCCCGCTCTTTTTCTTCCTTAAGCCTGTCGGTATCGATGCCGGTGAGGGCGTAAATCAAAGACGTCTTCCCGTGATCGATATGTCCCGCCGTACCCAGTATGAGTTGTTTCATCCTCAATAATCCGAAAACGATAGTGCGATTATTTTTAGATTATAGCAAATGACGCCCCGAAAGACCACAAAAGAGGCATATGAGAAGAGGCGCATATCGGCCGACGGCGACGAACACGCCATACGGACATACTCTTCACCACATAACCACATATTATATATGCCCCGTATGGACGAAGACGCTCAACATCCGGTCGTTTCCCACACGACCGATGCACGAACACATCAGAGCCCATAGGACAATCCTTAAAAACCCTTTTTGGCGCCCATTTCGATCCTTCTCAAACCTTTTTCTTCATAAAAAAAGAGTATTTTACAGGAAAACAAAGGGTATTATTCTCATAAATACACATTTTTTTCCCATAGAAATACTGTGTTCACCCTATTTACCTGGACAGGTATTGTTTGTATGCTGTATGTGCAAAGAAATAAAAACGGGTCGTCAAAAAAAAAATTCTTAATTTTGTTACCTTCGTCACATATCGGATGTCTAATACAGGGTATAAAAAACGTACAAAGATGATAAAAACGCATAGATACCATTGACTTCGAAAAAACAGTAATTATGTTAGATGCGATTACAATAAAGAACGAAAGATCCCTTTTGATACCCTCTCAACAGCATTACGGCATAGGGGTAAGGAGGAAAAAATGAAATCAATAGAATACCTCCAAAGCGAACACGACATCCTGTATGTACTTCTTGATCTGCTGGAACAATCAACCTTAAAAATGGAAAACGGTCGTGACGTTCCCCCGTGGATGCTCCGGGAAAACATGGAGCTCATCAGGCTGTACGCAAACGGAACTCACCAGGATCGAGAGGAAGCGGTTTTCTCCCGGGTCAATCTCTCGCCCACCGAGAGGGACGGGATCACAAACGATCACAGGAAATACAAAAAAATGATTCGGTTTTTGCTTCGTGTGATCGAGGCCTACGACCTGGGATACCAGGGCGCCCGGGGTGTGTACGTCCACTATTCGAAGAGCTTCATCGAGATGATCCGTGAACACATGAAAAACGAAGAAGCGCTCTGGGCCCGCATGGCTTCCAAGCTGAAAAAGGCCGACAGCAAACTGGTTGAAGAATTTACCCGGATTGACAGCCCCGTGAAACGACTCAGGGAAAAGGGCCTTACCCGCATGGAAACCTTGAAGAGGGAATACCGCAAGGTTGCCGCGTAATTTCAAAAACCATTATACATCTCAAAAACCTGTCCCGCATCTTTTTATATCGTTCGGTGCGGGACTTAATTTTATCCGCCGGACTCCTCCATTGAGACCCTGCGGGGGAGTTCCTCCCTCAATACGGCGATCGCCCCGGTCACGATATCGCTGAGCACCTCTTTGGCGGTCCTCACACCAGAGATCATCCCGGCCACCTGCCCTCCGGGACCGGAGATATAGTCGATCTTCCTCTCGGCGATGATGCCCTCGGTCAGCTCCGCCATGAGAAACGTCTGCAGCGGCATGGGAAGCGTCTGGAGACCGGCATCCTCCCATCGTCGTATCAGTTCGTTCTGTATCCCCCGCATGGTCTTGCCGGTAAAAACTTTCGTCACCCTGGTTCCCTCTTCGTCCGCATCTATCAGCTTCTGCTTGTTGAAGTCGTATTCATCGGCCTCCTCGGTGGCGATAAAGGCCGTTCCCACCCACACGCCGTCGGCCCCCAGGGACAGGGCGGCCGCCAGGCCCCGGCCGTCGCCGATCCCCCCCGCCCCGAGTACCGGTACCGGGGAGACGGCGTCTACAACCTGGGGAATCAGGGCCAGCGTTCCCACCCTGCCGGTATGGCCGCCGGCCTCCGTCCCCTGGGCGATGACCACATCGACGCCGGATTCAACGATCCGCTTGGCGTTTTTGACGTTTCCCACAAGACCCATAACCACCATGCCCTGGGCATGGGCATCACTGATCATGAAGGAGGGATTCCCCAGCCCCGCCACGAAAACCGGCACCCGCTCCTCCAGGCAGATATCCACCGCATCCTTGGGCCGAAAGGTGGTGAGATCCTGCTTGAGAACCACCGGATGATCGCCGATGCCCAGCTCTTTTTTCAATGCAGCGAGAAACTCAAGCTGGTCTGTCGGCATCATCTCCTTGATGGCGTCAAAGGTAATGTCCGACAGCGCCTGGATATCCCTGGCGTGCTGATCAATATTGGCCGGCAGGATCAGGTCCACGCCGAAGGGCTTGTCGGTCGCTTTCCTCACGTCCCTGATGGCCTGTCGCATTTCGTCCAGGGTCATCATCCCCGCCCCCAACACACCCATACCCCCGGCCTCGCTGACGGCGGCCGCAAGGCGGGCGCCTGTCACCGCCGGCAGTGGAAAGAAAAAACTCCCCATTCCCGCGCAGAGCACCGGGTATTCTATGTTCAAAAGATCACATATCCGCGTTTTCATAACCGGTCTGTTTGCAGAATTGCTCATTGAAATACTCCATACATGCACTCAGGGATTATCAAAAAAACCCGCCTCCCCGGAAAACAGCATGTCCTCCGCCGAGGCCGGATCGCAGGGAACGAATACAAACAACCCCAGCGGCGTTTCCATGGAAAAAAATACCGGGATCCCCAAATCATCCACCAGCATCTCTCCCGTGCTCTTCGGCCCGTCGAAACCGACCCGAGAGCACACCATTTTTTTCTCCGACACTAAAAAGTCAGTAACGCCCAGAAACTCATAAGAGATATCCTTCACCTTTTCATCAGTGATGGACAGGATGCGAAACGTCGTTTCCCCGTCCGGATCGTCAAGAGTGTGGAGAAATCGATCGAGTTCCGTATGATCATACTCATCCTTGGCGAAAAAATATTCTTTTTCTTTTTTATCGGTTTCCTTGATGACTGATATGCCGTCTGAGGTTCTGAGTACATGCGTTATTGTGATGTTGCCGCCGACGGCGGTCCTGGCATCAAGCTCAAGCACGTATCCCCGATCATCCCACACCGCCCGGGTCTGTTCGATGATTCGAAGGGAAACGGGCCCGATCTCGAAGTCGAACGAGCGATACCCGTTGGCCGTGAGTCTCTGTTCGTCACCGTCGGTGATGAAACAAAACCGGGAGAGCGAATACCCAATCTGTTTCTCCCGGAACTGTACTTCCCATGCGTAATCGAAGCGGTCCGCGGCCGGGCCCTGTGGCTCCTGGGCACGGGCCGATATGGAAGCGAATCCGGCAAGGATACACAGTACGAGGGATATGCCGGCCGTGAAGATCAAACGACGGCGCATACCCCGGGCCGCCGTCGTATTAGAGTCCGTGTTTTGAGAGAAAGCCATCAACAAGGTCCGTGAACTCATCAGGCCGCTCAGCAAAGGGGATGTGGCCCACATCCGGGAGAATCTCCAGCGTCATGTTCGGGCCGTACGATTTTCTTGCTACATCCGCCCCCTCGGGGGGCAGAACCTCGTCCTTATCCCCCCAGACAATGAGCGTCGGGACGGAAATCGAACCCGCCTTGCGGCGAAAATCGACGGAGAGGACCTCCCGGGCCATGAAAAGGAGCGTTTCGATCCATACCGGATAGTCCTCCCGCTCCCGCATGGCGTCATACTGTCGATGGACATCTTTCAGAAAAACGCTCTCCTTGTCATACACGAAGGTGGAGACCCGATCATAGAGGCGCCTGGTCATCGCATCGATCAGCTTCTGTTTCGATAGCAGCGCCCTCTGGAGCGAAAGAAGGGAGGCCAACAGGCGACTTCTGCCCGAAAAACCGGCGGGGGCCGCCAGCACCAGGGCGGAAACGGCGTCGGGCGCAATGAGCGCCGCCTCCTGGGCCACCGCCCCCCCCATCGAGCTTCCCAAAAGCACGGCCCGATCGAGACCCAGCTTTTCGATCATCTCGGCCACGGCACCCGCCATGAACGGGATATCGTACGGTACGCCCGCTTTCTTCTCCGACAGGTAATACCCCGGATAATCGAGGCCGAT contains the following coding sequences:
- a CDS encoding alpha/beta fold hydrolase, with amino-acid sequence MSLEALYPYPVKRVTLAGHECAYIDEGVGTPIIFLHGFSVNLASFAPIYPALVDKRRVIGLDYPGYYLSEKKAGVPYDIPFMAGAVAEMIEKLGLDRAVLLGSSMGGAVAQEAALIAPDAVSALVLAAPAGFSGRSRLLASLLSLQRALLSKQKLIDAMTRRLYDRVSTFVYDKESVFLKDVHRQYDAMREREDYPVWIETLLFMAREVLSVDFRRKAGSISVPTLIVWGDKDEVLPPEGADVARKSYGPNMTLEILPDVGHIPFAERPDEFTDLVDGFLSKHGL
- a CDS encoding nitronate monooxygenase, with protein sequence MSNSANRPVMKTRICDLLNIEYPVLCAGMGSFFFPLPAVTGARLAAAVSEAGGMGVLGAGMMTLDEMRQAIRDVRKATDKPFGVDLILPANIDQHARDIQALSDITFDAIKEMMPTDQLEFLAALKKELGIGDHPVVLKQDLTTFRPKDAVDICLEERVPVFVAGLGNPSFMISDAHAQGMVVMGLVGNVKNAKRIVESGVDVVIAQGTEAGGHTGRVGTLALIPQVVDAVSPVPVLGAGGIGDGRGLAAALSLGADGVWVGTAFIATEEADEYDFNKQKLIDADEEGTRVTKVFTGKTMRGIQNELIRRWEDAGLQTLPMPLQTFLMAELTEGIIAERKIDYISGPGGQVAGMISGVRTAKEVLSDIVTGAIAVLREELPRRVSMEESGG
- the selB gene encoding selenocysteine-specific translation elongation factor translates to MKQLILGTAGHIDHGKTSLIYALTGIDTDRLKEEKERGITIELGFAHLDLPSGIRLGIVDVPGHERFVKNMVAGAGGIDVVALVVAADEGVMPQTVEHLNILKLLDVNTGLVVITKTDLADDDFTGLVEEELVEFVSGTFLEGAPMVRVSSTERTGMDRLVSVLDELAGRVKARRTSGTFRLPVDRVFTMKGFGTVITGTLLSGGVKAGEEVAVMPKGVHAKVRGIQIHGEQKPEAVAGSRTALNLSGVSRDQLERGDVLISPGTIEPTYMADVMLMNLAGAPPLKNRTRARFHAGTSEIMAHVVLLDRDVLEPGDEAPVQVRLTEPAVLIPGDRFVLRSLSPVTTVGGGEVLNAHPKKHKRFSEDVLKNIERLVGGGYAERIEIFLKDAGAPGATAKAMAAWVGIPEEQSREFLRNLADAGAAVVVDADRFRYIAREEAKRLSDLLLGRLEVHHKAQPTLPGISKEELLSKMPWGVDAKLMARLLSDLTEKRRITLSGDIVALAGHKVSMKDDETHIASRAVELIRAGGLSPPSTQELAGALGSPEQDIKKLLAAVSHDGSIVRVKDTLYFDVDRMDDLKDRLVAFLKEKGDLTTQEFKEMTGSTRKYTIPLLEYFDSQKVTMRVGDVRKLRGGA